One Apodemus sylvaticus chromosome 23, mApoSyl1.1, whole genome shotgun sequence genomic window carries:
- the LOC127674163 gene encoding UL16-binding protein 1-like, with translation MEPVAATKVLFCRLALPCCLTLLSVCLCSGREESASLCYSFKVERSNGQWRNEVHGLLNRQKIFVYKDYQCHPIDDHRNRTNATKFCEKEADTLKNEVDIFKAMLSDILETTPINGTEAHVLQARMCCQYEGGKRFRGSWVFRLNGRNICHVDPDTGIWTELDPRYKKIVDKWKKDRDRAAFLDKTSQGDCRTCLDELTSHWKENPEPTGSPIKTSDITQPTCTTQNLPTRNSTKATASIQIQPTRNLQSQNMPGVILVIAEMFVLLLLL, from the exons ATGGAGCCTGTCGCTGCCACCAAGGTCCTTTTCTGCCGCCTGGCTCTGCCATGCTGTTTGaccctgctgtctgtctgtctgtgttcaggCAGAGAAG AGTCTGCTTCCCTTTGCTACAGTTTCAAGGTTGAAAGGTCAAATGGACAATGGAGGAATGAAGTCCATGGCCTACTGAACAGACAGAAAATTTTTGTCTATAAGGATTACCAGTGTCATCCCATCGATGATCACAGAAACAGAACGAATGCCACAAAGTTCTGTGAAAAAGAGGCTGACACTCTGAAAAATGAAGTTGACATTTTCAAAGCAATGCTATCTGACATATTGGAGACTACACCAATCAATG GCACAGAGGCCCATGTTCTGCAAGCCAGGATGTGTTGCCAGTATGAAGGAGGCAAACGTTTCAGGGGATCCTGGGTCTTTCGTCTGAATGGAAGGAACATATGCCATGTTGACCCGGACACTGGAATCTGGACTGAATTGGATcccagatacaagaagattgtgGATAAGTGGAAGAAAGACAGGGATAGAGCTGCCTTCTTAGACAAGACTTCACAGGGTGACTGCAGGACCTGCCTTGATGAGCTCACGTCACACTGGAAAGAAAATCCAGAGCCTACAG GATCACCAATAAAGACCTCAGATATCACCCAGCCTACATGTACCACCCAGAATCTACCTACCAGGAATAGCACCAAAGCCACGGCTTCCATCCAGATTCAACCTACACGTAACCTACAGAGTCAAAACATGCCCGGGGTGATTCTAGTTATAGCAGAAATGTTTGTATTGCTGTTGCTGCTATAG